TCTGcactgtaatgttattttattatttctatctCTAGAGTTTCGAGTCTCTCAGTGTCTCTTCTGGATCTGATCAGTCACCCAACATCAGTGTCCGTCATCATGTCTCATTTGATGCAGTGATCAGATCTGTATCTGATCTTAAAAAGAAACTGGAGAAAGAAACTCATGAAGAAAAGATCAGCAGAATCTCTCCACATGGTAGGAGGAtatgttctgctgttatatacGATGTAGGACGTGTCTGTTTGGTAGGATTAAGGGTGAAGTGTGGAGTTCTATATCACCTACCTGGATGCCATAACAAtctaaagttttaagttttaatccTAACCTTTTTGAGTTTAGTATCTTTTAATTTATACACAGCAAAGTTTACGTTTATAAGGAAAGGATCTATTTTTTGTTTGTCACCTCAAACACATTTATATTGACATATGTAAAGATTGATTCATTTAAATTGAATTTAGCGATACTGGATGATCacagaaatgtataaaatattgaACGAATAATGATAGACTTTGATAGACTAACCTGTTtcggagaaataaaaaaaactttccacaACACAGACATTCTTACAGTGCTTTAAGATCATGagttttaatatacagtaatcTTGTTCAAGTTACATTTGGATATTCattctgtgttgtgttgtgtctcCACAGCTGCAGCAGTTCAGGTTTTTCCCTCAGAACCAAaaaccagagaagactttctgcaATGTGAGTGAAAACATGAACAGAACCACAGTTAACAATCACTAATAATTAATATCTACTGCTTCAGTAAATTTGATATTGTCTGTAAAGTTTCTCAGCTATTCTAGATAGGCTTGCAGCAGTAACTGGTTTTACTGTAtaccttgataaaaaaaaaatgcacggTTATTATAGCATTGGCGTTTGCCTACTACtggtatttgtaaaaaaaaaaggcaagcaAGCGAAGAATCTCACCCACACATGCATACCTCCTCTCCACCTTGGCCACTCCCATACTGGTGCACCCAGTACAGACACACTGGTTTTACCTCCACCCcccaaaaactaaaactaacgcCAGCGGTTTAGGGTCACTCTGATACCCCTAAATGAATACTCAATTGTTCCAGAGGACAGATATTAAATAcctatattaaacacaaataagaCCATGTGTGAAGTGCAAGGCTCTGCATACCTTCAGATTTCACCCAACAGCAATTTTCTACCTACTAATCTCCAGCCTCATCATTCAGTATAGCTACATGCATATTTTCAACACATATattaaagtgtatgtgtgtgtgtgttgagttccACTGGTGGTGCATTAtttaccttcctggtgttggggtaaaGAGTGAATGAGCGCTGTCATTTAAAGAGAACCGCTGCTCATTGATGGACATTTCATGCTCTCCTCTTTGTTCAAATAAAATTTAACAATGGCCTAGTCTCTAAATGACCCTTAAATATTCCTAAACTTCCTAAAggcctttttaaaaaaagaaaaaaaggctttACTTAAGTAAATTTTctgaatgaatttttttttttagatttctgtCAGCTGactctggatccaaacacagcataTGGTTACCTCATCCTGTCTAAGGATTACAGAAAGGTGAAGTACGTTCAGAAGGCCCAGcagtatcctgatcatccagagagatttgagaACTTCTTTGAGGTGTTGAGTAaggagagtgtgagtggacgctgttactgggaggttgagtggagcaGCAAGAAATGGGTGGCCATATCAGTGTCATATAAAGGGATCAGTAGGAAAGGATCAGGTGATGAGTGtaaatttggacacaatgatcagtcctggagtctgcggacttcttctcctctctctttctggtaCAACAACATTGAGACTAAGATCTCAGCTCCTCCATCTtccagaataggagtgtatgtggatcacagtgcaggaactctgtccttctacagcgtctctgatacaatgaccctcctacacacagtccacaccacattcactcagccgctctacgctggATTCTGGCTTTCTGGTACTGAATCCGTGGCAGAGTTATGTAATGGCACTTCAAATATTTCCCATTCATTAGGAGCACCAGATTTAACAAAGGTTTAGCAAAATGGTGCTCCCAATGTCTGAAACACTTTTCATGACCTGcatatttctattaaaatggAGGTTTTCTGATCTGCAGTCTTTAACATCATACTGGTTCCAGTTCTCATTGGTACCATTGGCCTCAGCTAACTTGTTTTATTAAAAGCTTATACAACTCAAATAATTAATTTTCCCGCAATTCCTTTCTCAAACAACCAAACTCCTGGAAGAGATTTATGAGCAACTGTCTTCTCCTTTTGGCAGAATTGTTTAGTTTGTAGGTTTCCTAGAATGGACCTGACTTTTAAGCACAGTCCACATGTTCAGGTTCAGTCAGGACTTTGAAAAGACCATTCCAAATCCGTGATGTTAGCCTTATTTATCCATTCCTCAACCACATTCCATGTGGGTTTGTGATCTTTTTCTAAATTTCAACTGTCTAgttgttgttttaatgttattgtgAAGATTTCTGAGGTAGTACTTCTTGGTTTGTGTAATATACAGTCTCAGAGCATGAAGCTAGTTTTTGAGATTAAATGCCACACCTTTATTTGAAAAACTTATCTCGGATCATTGTGGCCATAAAACGTGGGAAAAAGGAATTCCTGAAACTCCAAACAAGTAAAACATGTTCAACAaattcttgtttgttttatacTGATAAGTTTGACATAcgaaaaaaaacaatcattttactaattatattgaaaaataaatatttctttagaTGATTAATGAATATTTTGTCCCGAATATTTTGTTAGATTTGGACTATGTCTTCAAGATTCTGTAATAATCAGTGCATACATGTAGTGAAAAAAAATCTAGCTGAAATGGGCTTTTATAGATTTAATAtgaaatttgtttttatttcaataattGAATTGTTTGTGTTGAGCACACTTTAATTGTACTTCTACACATACTGTTAACTTTCTTGTTCTGTCACTGATTTAATTATTCAGCTgtttacaataaataataaaacatgtttctaatatatgaatattttaattatttttttacctttaaataaaatcctttaaaagaGTGTGCATTTGTAAATTAAGTGTCAAATCAGGAGCTTCATTAGTTGCATCAGTTGTGTTTGAGATGTAACACACCAAATGCCTGGACTGATGTTTGAGTGCTAGCTACATCAAGAAATCTGTCTAAAAAGTTTCACACAGAAGACACTGAAGAAATCACAGCCTAGCACAAACAAGTAAAATGATACTAAAAGATGGAAAGGCATTACATGTTTTTAGAGttgagtgtttttaataaagtaagGTTTAGGATTTGAGAAAGTCAGCATGTGGATGCAGAGAGAAGCATTGTTACTAAGAGGAGAAATCCAGATAAAGGCTTTTTGGAAGTCCACAATTAAGTGGTCAAGCAATAGATTTACATATGTCCTTAGGGACATTTTAACAGCCTGGCAAAAgaaaaaatggctaaaaataggacacagaaaaacagaaaaaggatATTGACAGCTTTTGTCTGCAAGACAAACCAAATTTTTTGCTCCTTGTGGTCATGGATTTTGAGTAGAATGCTTTTCCTTCATTCACTTATTCAGTTATACCAATCTCTAGTCTACTGATATTTTaagactgttatttttttttcattaattatttatgttttgtaGGTCTATTAATTGAATACATCCAACAGAAAAGGCTTTTTGGAAAAAAACTCGCAATTATTAAACatattgttttggtttattttaaatttacactgtattccaaattattatgcaagtgatatttttttcagattttcctaaatggccaatgcaaatgacagtcagtataatttcTAAGTCATGACCcgtatataaagtataaagtataaatccAATGTTACTGTCAGTACGAGCCAGGCAGGAAgtcgaggaggcggacgcaagtgcaggtaaggtcgtaataaattatttattaaataaataacatagaTAAACAAACACGGAACAAAAGAAGTAAAGCAAAACAAACAAGGGGTAACGatgataaacaaagaaataaacaaggaacaaacgtgagataaaactaacataaacaaactgggagtgataaataaagaaacaaacgaggaacagaattaaacaaaactaaacagagaaacagagagactaaacaaagaataactaaactagacaagaataaataaacaaggaaattaacTAGATAATAAACAAGGGTAAACAGAGAAAATAACAAGGCGTAAGAAACTAGAGAAACGTGGAAAGAAAAacgacaggagttggtgcaaagaccgacgaagacaaagtgccacaggggaactatatatacacaacaagggaagtggaaacacctggggctagggggcagagctacaaattgtCAGGTgaaaaactactgagacagaacacaggggtaCAGGTCATGTGGGGgaaacacaggcacgaggacagacaggaaacagggccaggacatgacagtTACTGAACAACCCTGCCAACGATAtcataattttttatataaaaactcaaaatgcactcTTCCAAATTATTATGCGCAACAAAAACATCAAGCCAAGTTACATATTAACATAAGAATTATTATTTGATATCACCTTCACAATTCTTGCATCCATTgagtttctgcttgaatttctttgcatgATGTCAGAATAGCGTCCCAGAGCTGCTTAATGATACTCAAGTTTCTctatagggttgaggtcaggggagGATGGTGGACACACCATGAGTTTCTCTCCTTTAATGCCCATAGCAGCCAATAACACAGAGGtattctttgcagcatgagatggTGCATTGTCATGCATGAAGATGATTTTGCTCCGGATAGCAAGGTTCTTCTTTTTCAGaatatatatactctatatactttgCTGACCCTAAAGGGGGCTACCAGCTCACTCCCCATGATTCCGGCCCAAAACATGACTCCACCCCCTCCTTGCTGACGTCGCAGCCTTGTTGGCACATGGTGGCCATCCACCAATCATCCACTACTCCATACATCTGGACCCTCCATGCTGGCACGACActcatcagtaaacaagactgtttTGAAATTAGTCTTCATGTATGTCTAGACCCACTGCAACCGTTTTtgcttgtgagctctggttaggggtGGCCGAATAGTAGGTTTATTCACCACAGCAGGCACCTGCAGtttcaaatacctgtttgctggtttgtaatggcattttagcagctTGTCTCTTAATCCGGTGAACTTGCCTGGCAGAAACCTTCCttattttgcctttatctgcacaaaccTGTCTGTAATCACGCTTAAGTTTTCGTGAAATATCTAATGAATTTATAACTTGTCCAGGGCACCACCCTATTTCATGATTTTTAGCAGCAGAAACATAATTTTTCCCCATGCTGCTTAAAACCtttggcctgcttaataatgagttttttattttttgtatgtttgtttaataaaattgtatttatactTAATCAGTCATGAGTTTAATTATACAgaaattatactgactgtcatttgcattgatCATGTAGAAAAATCTGAGAATAATTTCACTTGCATagtaatttggaacacagtgtacatGAAACACAAGAAATCCTAGAATCCTAGATGACTATGATCCTCATTGGCCCTCCAAAtctgggagaaaatgggaaaaaataataatacaactcTTACACTAATACATATAGAAAACTCAAATGGCTCTTTGAGTAATGGCATAGAAGAATAATTTTTGGATCCATAACGAACCGTGTTtgtgacatttacatttacaaatgtgTTACAGGCTTATTAATCATGTCTTTTCTATTAACCTCAATGTTAAACCAACTGCACAAAACAAACCTGATCACCAGTTCCTCTTAGCATTGTAGTCTTTACTCTGGCATTCTTGTCACATGTTTACGTTATGTTTAGAAAACCAAATCACGCTCTGTGCAGAACAAACAAAACCACTTATGGAGAATACCACTTCCCCTTCTGTGCATGGGACCAACGGCCCTTTTGGAGAGTGCCATGCTTGTGAAGTAACATTTCACACAACCGCAAAACAGAAGCTCTGAACTCCAAGCTGTGAACTTTATATTGCTTTAGTCATTATTAAAGTCAAAATGatacaattttaaaaaatatgtaaaaatattatgTGTTATCATTATGTGTTAGTGTGTTACAACTTGTGTtatcagatcttaaataatgattttaatatttataaccataGGCATATAGCAGCCTGTTTTAGGGCTGCTAGAGTCATACTTTGTCCTATCTGAAACTCATTGGTCACatgcttacataaaaaaaaaaaaacaatgatttaaagGTTGTGATACACTGccttataaatattaatgtgtatGTTCACTCCGAGGCCTGTTTTAAGCAGAAACAACATGTTGACTAGAGTATTAGAGAAACTGAAGAAATACTGTCAATGTTAATGTGTTAAGGCACACGATTTATCTGGaaatttttacattaactttttttCACGCAAATTAAGTATTTAATTTTAGCCCAATTTCCTATTTTTTGCAGAATATGGTGAcatgttagcatttttttttgtaatagcgTTGCTACTGCTGAGTTTAAATATTGAAATACTAATTAAATCTCATAATTCTTACTGTCCTACACCTCCATCCTCTCCACATtcctatctctctcacacacacatcatacattGCATTGCTGCTTCTTTGAGGAATAACTttgaggcgtgtgtgtgtgggtgtagcctaataaaatcaaataaatttccCTTTTGCTCATGCATCATGGCTGTTTGACAATATTTTGGTGTCACAGCAAGCGTCAATCACACTCTGGAGATGTATTATTTATGATGTTTATGTATGGTACTTCATTGTAAGATTTTGAGTAATATTTTAGGCATGGGatccatattttttaaatatgattttagcAGGCCTGCACATCCAGTACTGCAGAAGCATTAATGATCAAAACGGCATGCAGGCTGGAGTAGAAACAAAACTTACCAAGCTATAGAAAGTTTATACATTCATCAAATGAACTAAAACTAAATATGTATTACTGAATACAGTAATATTTGTTCATGAGCGGCACATGCCCAGCGCATGTAGGAacagccccacacacacacacacacacacacacacacacacacacacacacacacacgaatgtGCTACAGAGCATAATCCCAACTTTTACTTtaataatatacagaataaaaaacaaaataacaatgccattcctgtaaattacctgcatttatatatgattttttcatgctgaaaaatgttctcattttcttaacacagaacacagaataTTAATtgtttcagcaccacagacataGACTTTAAAGCTTTTACACTCTAGTAACAAAGCTTTAAACTCTaatccagcatcagctcaccaaccagtcagtAGTAATACTAACTAGTACGACTACTGCTTAAGACCCTATAGCAGCGAAACCCTACGGTATACAAACTGAAACACATAGATACGTTTTCTTTGcgttttttagcaaaatacataATTCTACTTTACAAAATAAAGGAACATTCTGGCCATGTGGATAGTTACTTTTGTCTAAttgtgtttttagccgtttagcttcTTTTACCCTCATTCATGCACACACTCTTGAGCTCCCCCTAGCGGTTTACAGTAGCGTGGGGGCCTCTATTTTCGGCCATTTCagtaaaaattgtggaaatctaatcttactgtaaataaacagaagtgctttactcacccatataaatggttttcaggaagAAAATCTGTGTAGcagtccagtgctcatttgactttggtTTTTTAAGAACTAAAGTTTTGGTTGCTTCGGCGCTCCCCCAGTGGCAAGATCGCAGAATTACAAGTCCCCTATTTtcgtccaccttacattcagcttaaaataccctattttAACTGGAAAATTGTTATACCTAagcctttattttaataataagaacacttaacatgatattggtggctgataatgtgtgtaataatgcgtattttcgaatCTCTGGGCATCTTTATTTGTGGGACATGACATTTTTGCACTGTGCCtgtgggatccagcggctcccagtggtgttttaTAACATCGCATTTCTCCTGTGTGGGAATCCAAAATCTGATTATGTTAGGAAAACATGGCGATATCCTTGTTTACTTTGAATAtgtgtaacaaaaataataaagaaaaatagctTTTGTGCTACAGAAATGTGGTGCGTGCTCCACACAGTTTTTTTACACAATGATTTACAAAATTGTTAGCAatactaaaattgtgttttatgaCGTGAAGTTTTTGCCTAAGGCAGGAGCTGACGTGTTTTGAGTTTCTTTAATTCAATTGGCAGACAGGAAAAGGAAACTGCGCAATAGGAGAGCAAAATAGGGGACCACACGttaattttctgatataatggTGGAGATAGAGAGTGGGCAGACTCTTCATAAACCGGCtctggtgtagtgtagtgtgagtGAACTCCAGGAAAGTGAGAATTTACTTCATACACGTTGCTGAATGACACTGTAAAATGTTCTTAAGATGGAGTTTATACATTAATGTGTCTGTGCAGTTATACAAGAACTGTTACTAGATGGTGACTGTGTTATTGGTCATTAGCGATTCGCTGCTAGAGATTGCTATTAGCGATTAGCTGCTAGAGATTGGTCATTAACAACTAGCTGCTTGATATTTGCTGTTAGTGATTAGCTGCTTGAGATTTGCTGTTAGTGATTAGCTGCTTGAGACTGGCTATTAGCAATTAGCTGCTAGAGATTACCAATTAGCTTCTAGAGATTTGTCATTAGCAATTAGCTCCTAGAGATTGGCTATTAGCGATTAGCTGCTAGAGATTGGTCATTAGTGACTAGCTGCCAGAGGTTGGTCATTAATGATTAGCTGCTAGAGATTGATCATTATTAGCTGCTATAGATTGGCCAATAGTGATTGGCTATTAGTGATTAACTGCGAGAGATTGGTCATTAGCGCTTAGCTGCTAGAAATTGATAATTAGCGATTAGCTTCTAGAGATTTGTCATTAGCAATTAGCTACTAGAGATTGGCTATTAGCGATTAGCTGCTAGAGATTGGTCAATAGTGATAAACTGCTGGAGATTGACTATTAGTGATTAGCTGCTAGATATTGGTCATTATTAGTTGCTAAATATTAGTCAATTGTAATTAGCTGCTGGAGATTGGTCATTAGCAATTAGCTGCTAGATATTGGTTATTATTAGTTGCTAGAGATTAGTCAATAGTGATTAGCTGCTGG
This genomic interval from Astyanax mexicanus isolate ESR-SI-001 chromosome 1, AstMex3_surface, whole genome shotgun sequence contains the following:
- the LOC103035149 gene encoding E3 ubiquitin/ISG15 ligase TRIM25-like isoform X5 — translated: MAEVSISIDRDQFSCSVCLDLLKNPVTIPCGHSFCIVCINGHWDQEDQRGVYSCPQCRETFTPRPVLRRNNMVAEVVEKLKKTEVRAASRAHCYAGAGDVECDFCTGRKLKAIKSCLVCVASLCETHLKPHLEIPALMKHKLVKASTRLQEKICSQHDKLIEIYCRTDQQLICYLCAMHEHKGHDTVAATAEEKQKIQEKEKNLQKLKPTLNAVKSAAEELLEQLEQEITDLKKRNTELEQLSHTEDHIHFFQSFESLSVSSGSDQSPNISVRHHVSFDAVIRSVSDLKKKLEKETHEEKISRISPHAAAVQVFPSEPKTREDFLQYFCQLTLDPNTAYGYLILSKDYRKVKYVQKAQQYPDHPERFENFFEVLSKESVSGRCYWEVEWSSKKWVAISVSYKGISRKGSGDECKFGHNDQSWSLRTSSPLSFWYNNIETKISAPPSSRIGVYVDHSAGTLSFYSVSDTMTLLHTVHTTFTQPLYAGFWLSGTESVAELCNGTSNISHSLGAPDLTKV
- the LOC103035149 gene encoding E3 ubiquitin/ISG15 ligase TRIM25-like isoform X20 encodes the protein MAEDSISGLDQEKFHCPVCLDLLKDPVTIPCGHSFCMVCINGCWDQEDERGIYSCPQCSFTPRPVLRRNNMLAEVVEKLKKTEVRAASPAHCYAGPGDVECDFCTGRKLKAIKSCLVCLSSFCESHLKYHDENPSWKNHKLVKAQLQEKICSQHNEVIEIYCRTDKNVVCYLCALNHHKGHDTVGAAAERTEKQNKLKQINIKLQQKIQEKEKNLQKLKPTLNAVKSAAEELLEQLEQEITDLKKRNTELEQLSHTEDHIHFFQSFESLSVSSGSDQSPNISVRHHVSFDAVIRSVSDLKKKLEKETHEEKISRISPHAAAVQVFPSEPKTREDFLQYFCQLTLDPNTAYGYLILSKDYRKVKYVQKAQQYPDHPERFENFFEVLSKESVSGRCYWEVEWSSKKWVAISVSYKGISRKGSGDECKFGHNDQSWSLRTSSPLSFWYNNIETKISAPPSSRIGVYVDHSAGTLSFYSVSDTMTLLHTVHTTFTQPLYAGFWLSGTESVAELCNGTSNISHSLGAPDLTKV